The Mytilus galloprovincialis chromosome 4, xbMytGall1.hap1.1, whole genome shotgun sequence genome contains a region encoding:
- the LOC143073011 gene encoding uncharacterized protein LOC143073011, translated as MAFSKSVIRSQMPINCNLCETEKNIKWKCLTCGVLMCSTCKDKIHLRIAKDHKVVDIKNVGLPVQELDFTNIKCQDHSEQSSCLFCTKCDKLVCPTCVSKIHKKHDLTEISDAYNLKIERLKNEQSKLQKKKYEITATKDQLNQFQNAENSNYTKVSADILNHEKVLKQAVEKHIEKLRNELEQNHKASSKVNEECIKAISKSERQIDEKYSDVQDFIHTTDISKFFQNVNRIEKSTEVSVTKPEISCRTKLQFIPGEITQSNIGVLQSVDIPLPEVNVSLSVVNQYQTNLSLVTFLSPCPDDSLWIACNPDAVLQKVKPEGTKLKTISTFNNNIYDMAILASDDLLVSTEESRLQMMSSTTGKVTDSVYDIKPFLATAIHVTSGGQIIIGGYDEGRVAVFVINKEWRP; from the coding sequence ATGGCGTTTTCTAAATCAGTAATTAGAAGCCAAATGCCAATTAACTGTAATCTATGTGAAACTGAGAAGAATATCAAATGGAAATGCCTGACCTGTGGAGTTCTAATGTGCAGTACATGTAAAGATAAAATACATCTGAGAATTGCTAAGGATCATAAGGTAGTAGACATAAAGAATGTTGGGCTTCCTGTCCAAGAATTGGATTTTACAAACATTAAATGTCAAGATCATTCAGAACAATCTTCTTGccttttttgtacaaaatgtGACAAACTGGTTTGCCCTACTTGTGTTTCCAAGATTCACAAGAAACATGATCTAACTGAAATAAGTGATGCATATAACTTGAAGATAGAAAGACTAAAAAATGAACAAAGTAAACtgcaaaagaaaaaatatgaaattactgCGACCAAGGATCAACTGAACCAGTTTCAAAATGCTGAGAATTCAAATTATACCAAAGTAAGCGCAGATATTCTTAACCATGAGAAAGTTTTGAAGCAAGCAGTTGAAAAACATATAGAAAAACTTAGAAATGAGTTAGAGCAGAACCACAAAGCTTCTTCCAAAGTGAATGAAGAATGTATCAAAGCCATTTCAAAAAGTGAGAGACAAATAGACGAAAAGTATAGTGATGTTCAAGATTTCATTCATACCACTGACATTTCTAAATTTTTCCAAAATGTCAACAGAATTGAGAAATCAACAGAGGTATCAGTTACAAAACCTGAAATATCATGCAGAACAAAACTACAATTTATTCCTGGAGAGATAACACAGTCTAACATTGGAGTATTACAAAGTGTAGACATACCATTACCTGAAGTAAATGTTTCTCTTAGTGTCGTAAATCAATATCAGACTAATCTTTCTTTGGTTACTTTTTTATCTCCATGTCCTGATGATTCACTGTGGATAGCTTGTAATCCAGATGCAGTGCTACAGAAAGTTAAACCTGAAGGAACCAAACTGAAGACAATATCTACATTCAACAATAATATCTATGATATGGCAATACTTGCATCTGATGATCTACTTGTGTCAACAGAGGAATCCAGACTACAAATGATGAGCAGTACTACTGGTAAAGTAACAGACAGTGTGTATGACATTAAGCCTTTCCTTGCTACAGCCATTCATGTCACCAGTGGAGGTCAGATCATAATAGGAGGTTATGATGAAGGAAGAGTAGCAGTGTTTGTAATTAATAAGGAATGGAGACCATGA